The following DNA comes from Miscanthus floridulus cultivar M001 chromosome 5, ASM1932011v1, whole genome shotgun sequence.
agttttgctttgctagactaatgtttttgctcacggacattgcttgtgccgttatggagctcttggagttttaaccaaatttcatgtgtcgtatttaaagtgaatacttggttaaaaacatccatactaagtgattcaaacaagcaattttagctctagcattgaagtgcatttctttttcatcactctttgtaggGTTTTttaggattcttgatgggtttcatcccgtcacgagtgactctccatacacccaaatcaacctgcctcaaggtgacaagccattctagctttatagtatgggaagttagtgccgtcaaagtgcggaggcctagcggtatccatcccaatcactctaaatagcgtcggctcaacgacggttaagccaaaggttcaaattgagccaaccggctctgataccaattgaagggaccatgacgcttaagaaggggggggggtgaattaggcaacttaaaaattctaactctaaactatggcctctttttctaaccctagcaaaacctatgcaatagataaactatctagatgtgcaactatggttttactagtgtgttgctatctctaccgtagacatagtaaagtaatcaatgtaaatgcggaagctaaagagcaaggtagagatatgcaaactcccgtcgatgactccagtatttttaccgaggtatcgagaagcgcgtaagctttcccctagtccttgttggagcccctcgcaaggaatccattgcaagggccaagctcccggtcgagtaactccgtggatagcctcaggcctttcccacgtgcaagtgggtctcctgacatgccttccggcaagcctctccctagatgctccccgccgtcttcactatcaagcttccggtcgaaacaccgcgggccttgttccctccagtacacggtggcggccacaccacaaacgcagttggtgtgatttcgcaagacttcaagcccctccaatgtacaacaatggtgctcgcaagcaccgagtggtaagaggtatgctaaacctcactaaacactaggcctaaacctagagcaagcgcataagcagtggtctaatcaacctaagcacttcagtaaagcatctacgctaatcacctgatgaatcactaagcactatacaagtggagatcactaaaatggtgtatcaacacccttggtatgttttcttagctccacccttagtcaaatggtcggttgggggttgtatttataagccccactaagaaagtagccgttggggtcgaattcccgtgaaactgctactgaccggacgctgaatcgtcctgaccggacgtgtccagtcgtcccgactattgagccagcaatatactaatcggacgctggccagcatccggtcgcctgccaccggacgcgtccggtcatagatttgtcgctttggaaccttactgtactcgatcggacgctgctttcctgcgtccggtcggtttcacCGCCCACATTCGGTCGTCCCGACTACAGAGCCGCTGATCCAGCGTCTAGTCATCTCGACTGCTGAGCCACCagtgtccggttgtcccgactgccaagccaccggtccagcgtccgatcgtcccgattactgagccaccagcgttcggtcgcctctatgagctcatttcttcgcgatcttgcgtacggcttggttccaatcttcatgcttggactttgcttcatttcttgggtcttctcttgtgctcctaaggtcttgcttgaggtgttgatcatcagatcatcacgttgccttcgtccaagttacgtcttgcaccctattgaactacaaaacaaacacttgcaaattcatcaatccaatttggttgtgttagtcatcaaacaccaaaatctaaagtaaatgggccaagggtccattttccttacaatgaggccacgggacaggtgaactggccaaagaaatttatgcccgggttgaaagtggtcgaCGACATTCATAGGCCACTCAAGTTGTACTGCGATAATTAGCCggtagtatgttatgctcacaacaataagtcaagtggtgctgccaaacacattgacataaagttttaTGTTGTAAAAGACAAAGTTCGGGATCATGCTATTAGTCTCGACCATGTAAGTATAAAGAAAATGCTTGTGGatctgcttacaaaaggcttaccgcccaatgtgttcagagaatGCTTAGCCGGCATGGatttatgggaaagcctatgatccCTCGACAATAAGGGTctagttgagaatctatttcaaaacagagaggtgtattGTAGCTATTAATCCAATGGTACTAACTATTGTGATAAGGCATGCTCTatacactaatctgtgatggaatgggttGAGATAAGTATTTTAGGTTCAAGTCATAATGTGAGGTCAAGGggagagaatgttagattgatctccaccgtCTCGGTCCAACGACCGAGTTAGACCCTGACTCATGCCTTGATCTGAGGCGCCCAACCGCACACATGGCTGATGGGACCCCATCGCGTAGCGCTATAAAGAGAATGTGGGGGTCGGGGGCTCAAGGTACGAGGTTCTCTGCTACCCAAAGAACCCCACTgataaaccctaatccgatctagagggtgtGCGGACAGCGACGGGAAGCGCCACCGCCTTCGCTGCCGCCACTAGACCGTCGTCACTAGCCTTCACCGTCGAACACCACCATCACCAGACACCGTCGCCATGGCCACCTCCTCCACCAAGCCCGATGGTTTGCATCTCtacatccctctctctctccctttaaTCCTCTTTCTAGGACGATCTACTTGTTTATTTGGAATGTAAGAGAAATCACCCACTAATCTACGCCTAGTTGATCCTTGTTTTCTAACACATCAATGTGCATCCGGTACATCTGGTAGGAAGGTGGGCCCGAAGAATAGCGGTAGTAGTAATTGATCCCACTCACACAATGTACATCCGGTAAGAAGGTGGGCCCAGTAGTAGAAAAAATAGCAATCTAACTCCAACCTCCTTTTGTGCTGATTTAGTTGTCAGGACAACAACGCTAGAACAATGTATCAACTATTACCTGCTTCCTGGTATCAACTATTACATGCTCTCCTTCTACCCTTCACAATGTATCTTACCGGTTGTAAGGTCCTAGTACCCCCTTCTTACCTTCCATTGTGGACGCCCTAAGCTAATTTTATTGCAATGTATTTGTGTATTTGATTATGtgtctgaaagccctagtttggttttggataattgatgaagcCTAGTGTACTAACCCTTATCATTAAGTATTGTGATTGAGATAGGGTTgtacacaccaagtgatggagctagatgacggtcatggtgatggtggataccaaaagagatgatcaagttctccaacttggaaaagaagaaagagaaaaacaaaaaccaagtgttgatcaaggcaaaggtatcaaataggtttttattttggcactcaagacaccatagagggtgtgagtgtgtttaggatcgatagtccatactataaagaggggaaatctttggctaagcggttatcgagtgccactaggtgaaatgattcttgcatatgcattagggacctagtgtgctaatagttgacccttgaaaatgctttgaaaatttgctaacacatgtgcacaagtggtgagacactttggtgttggcacatggaagcaagggtgaagtcaAAAGGAAGAGAAGGGGTCACTCAtagatgatcggacgctggtctcgacttgaccggacatgttcggtgctTGACCCTAGGTGGCACAGCACTTGGCCGAGAGGGCCGAGTTGGGATCGGACGTAGGACCGGATTTGGGCGTGGAGTCCAGTCATGCGCAGCAGAGAGGGCGCGCCTCGAGATGGCAATCGGACTCTAACGAAGTTGCTCAACCTGACACTCGGGAAACATTGTTCCCGCAGTCCAGTCAGTGAGCTATGGTGCGCACTGTGCTGAGCAAGGAGGACCGGACTCATCGACGCATCCGGTCACTAGTGATAGGACGCGTCTGATCGCTGAAATTCCTCTCTAGATGCTAACTAGACTGCGACCGAACACGGCGTGGTCGTGAGTTCGATCATTCTAGCAtcgagtccggtcacaacttaatgtTTACGCGACTgagagatgaccgttgagatctaaTGCAGCGAGATTCAAAGGGACGACACATGGATGACTTTGGGGGACCAGACCCTACCGACCGGACTCTgaggagagtccggtcagtgagtCCGGTCAGGCCCCGAGAGCCCAACGGCTCTTTGAGCcttgggggctctataaatagatgtTGCTCGGCTTGGGCTcaccctcttgcacattttcatcagtgatacatccttgtgaggcTATACAAAAACCTCCGACTCATCGCCATCATTGATTcaccatctttgtgagattggaagtgatttctagtgcatttgcttgagtgattgcatctagtggcacttggggattgttgtggctgtggatttattgttactcttggtggttgtcgccaggcttggagcagcggaggaggcttggcacgagttggtgattgttcgtggccatctctcggtgattgtgaggtgtcttgtaccttccccagcggagagccaaaaggtaactctagtggattgctcgtgtcatttagttacctcacttgtgggtaagttcttgcggcgcccaagtggtgggctaggtgtgtgatacctatgagccgccgaaccaccaagtgttggtcgacacaacgaggacgtagcttgtcggcaagcaagtgaacctcaggataaatcttGGTGTCATCTCTTAGTATTCATATTGCAATTTATTGTCTCTTGCCGGCATTGGTAACACTTGTATTACATTCATTCTCACTTGTATAGTGGTAGTTGTAGTTTGAGTAGAGTAGCTCTCTTGCTAGTTAGTTGAGTAGCTTGTTTAGCCTCTTGTTAGTTGGTAGCTAGCTCAACTAGAGTAAGTTTAGCAACATAGCTTTTGTGTGTATCTagagatcataacaactagaattgatggtataggtggcttgcaactttTGTAGAGTTAGAGCAAAATGGGTTTTTGCCATTTAGTATATTAACCATTTGTTCTAGTGAATTTGTagtgaatttttataggctattcaccccctctagccatttaggacattTCAGTGTTGTATTATGTACCATTATGTGTGACCTTATTTACGCAATATTACTCCAAATTTAAAATAGACAACATAAAAGTTGCACTTTTTTTGCCAGGGGTAAAATAGTTATGCTATCCTTGACTTAAAACCATTAAATGCCTGAAACCGATGGAAGGTTCATACAGGTAAGGAATTTTCATTTTCGGGCCTTATAAGTTAGTTCAAGAAAAAAAAGACCATAGAAGGAAGGTGCATTTTTTTTAAAGCCATATAGGTAAATATCTCAATACAAAAAGGTTGTTAATGGGCTTTGTACTAAGATTGAGGAGAAACAAAAGAAGAGAGGTTGACCATAAGTTTAGAGACATCCGGCGCATGAGCTCTAAGAAACTTTGTAAGAGAACAAATTGTCATATGTATTAATGGTGAAGTATGTCCTTGTTACCGGTGGAGTCACATGTAGGCCATAGTGTGCCATGGCCCCCCTTGTTAATTGAAATTTCTTAAGGATGGTAAAGGGTATACTTAGCAAATAATGAAGATTTACATATTAGAGAAAAGTTTAATATTATTAGGCCCCCTCTTGAATTCCATTCACACTCCGCCAGGTTCTAGTAGCCAACTAGTACTGTATGAATGGGTCAATAGGTGGGTTGTAAACATTCATACAGTCAGAAGTGGGATATTATTATTAACCATGCTCTCAGCCAACGTATAGATCACGGCAAGGTCTCTGTCGCTTGGTATTGGCAACACCCATATCTACTATTGAGCGTGCACCCAAATTTTCTAACCGTCGAATCTCACTTTTCTGAGAAGTTAAACTTTTCTaaatttaaccaaatatatacaacAGTATACTAATAATTATAATACATAATAAATATCATTACATTAGTAGTAgagaatgtattttcataataagcatATTAGAAGATACAAGTATTGATAGCATTTTTATAAATCtaattaaaattaaaaataactcattgaaaaaaaagaaattttCCGTATCTTGGAGCCAGGCCAAGCCAAGGGGCGTCTGCGTCTCCTGCACGGCTGCACCTCGCTGAGTCGCTGCCCAAGCCTAGCTGCTAATCTAGCCAACCAATCAAGGCTCGATTACATTCGAAGGACCTGGCATGCTGCATGCATGTAACCAATCAAGGGAATTTTGTTATGTCAACGGTTGGAAACTTTGGTGCCTTCTGTGCACATTGCAAGAGAATCACGTTTCTGCCAACCGAGGCGCGGCGTCTGAGCCACTCGACTCGACTCGACCGAGTGCCTGCAAGATTTTTTTTTCCCCTTGAAGATCACGGAACTCAATGAGTGCTCCAGATGCAACTCATATTCTTCTCCACTACACATGCACCCCGGCGCCGCCGCGTGAGCTCAACGCGTCCGTCCGTCCCAAGGGCGGAGTTTGGCTAAGATCAAGCTAGCCCATAGTCCTTATGAAATTTGTACTATCTAGTAATTCTGGTACTGCTCTTATTATCTTATAGGTGTTTATAATAATGATCTAATTAGTCATGCTCCGTCACTGGTCCGTCCATCCGTTCCTCGCCAATCTCTCGCTGCGGTGCACGGATCGGCAGCCCGTACCAGGGATGAAAATGGTTAAAACCAATGGAATTAGGTTTAAATTGTTTTcgtttttatatttttttcccatataagagcaactccagcaggtCACTGTTTAAGCCACCATAGTTAATCCCTTAAATTTAAGTGGACATCCAAATTCTCTCTTTGCCCTCATTCCTGGGGCTCTAGCTAAGCCCCGACGCGACGGTTTCAGTCTGGTTGCGCACACGACTTCTCCCCGTGACTCCTTCTTCTACCACGACTCCCCACTGCAATCGTGACTCCCCCAGTGCACGCCCCCCCCCCTCAGTGGCTGCAACTGTGACTCCCCCGCGACCACGACCGCCCCTCCCTAATTCTCAGTGTTTTGGACGAGAAAGTCCATGGCAAGTGGGTCCTAGATATCATTCTCCATTGGAACAAGTTTGAGGGCTCCATTTTAAGGGCTATTGCTGGAGTATAACGAGACCCTCAAAAGTGAGGGGGTTCTCAGATAAAAGGTAGGAGCCATATTTTGAGGGTCAttgctggagttgctctaaaCTAACCGTTAAAAACTATATTTCTGAACATGAATacgaccgaattttttactatttggccctttttttaaagtttctcacaaataaacccctggcggaaagaattccggaaatggacccttggctcggcgccacggtcactggcgtcgagctccttggcacggggaaatggcctgccagggggctcggcaccagagtgactagcgccgagccccctgcatttaacccagcccacccttcttccccgagcgttcttcctcttctttctcctccctcttgggtttttctctccccacttcaccctacctcacgaatcgacatattggaccttgaaaaccttgatttgatccgtagatcttcgagagcaaggtatactcgctcacctccttgtttttttcgaatcgattcggtacatattagtcggatttttgaacctaagaatcgtcatcacttagggtttcattgtatccctcaatatatgtattatacaaccgtaggttgaaTCCAAGGCGtgaaaaaagctagcaaaccaagccgcatgtagttatgttatgggttcattgttgtggatgaaatgagaaaccctaggtttagggtataatgttaactgcttttggttcttagaacgaaattggttgtattgtagttatggttctcattgatattttttttgtgatgtttttatttatgtttgttaaattacatctgttttgttagatgcaagaaatgtttcgggaggagttttggcgaaaacaaggtcgtcctcgagaattataccccgatgcatctagcaaagatgcccccgtccctcctgaccttcctgtccctaactgtgactgtggtttcccggctcatgtttttcaatcgaaacatccggacacaggcgcgcgttgcttctacatatgtagtcggtttaatgtaagaaattatttgtactatcctttttctttatttgtttaagtatggtactaatattttgttggaatctcgttgtgtaggaccatgagaggtgctttttcttttagtggatcgatggtgcagacaagtttgatcctaggtacctctttttcgacgattggtttagagggagacatccacgtgagcacttcaagcgatgggttccaccccccctaaccctccggcaatgacggctaaggagaagcacctagccacagttagacgactcgaggaacctcctctgtgtgattgcggagatcgagctgtgataaactctaagaatatgttggagtttgtgtgtccaaacaagcatgaagtcaGTGCAAAGTgcatgtgttaaaatcttgagctatatgtgttcatgtactaatatctcattatttaggtgtattcaatggcgaagtgtcgtttcaaggagtggttgtatggtcctaagaaccaatggccggaagaaccgcatAGGGttgaggaaaagaagaaagaacgggtaatctacaaagcacctcctgtcatgtgcgaatgtggtgtaaaatccaactatggcctagtcccttcggagcttggaataggccattattgcggccatatgattgagtatgatgaggttcgttatttttctggtaaacatgaaatcgtattttgtttgttttgctaagacatatatgatataatatttcttttgaacagagcactagaaaatgcagttgggaatgttatgatggtcaagctaagttcttggatgaactgaagcaGAGGCAACTGATTGcacagaagaggggatatggacctgactacgtcaacctatttgttaaacatcacaaagaaaagatgcatgagtttgctagacagcgcggtatttataacccgattgatgttgggcttaacaaatggggattggagaggcggatgacgttagaggaggagagggcaaggaatgaggtaaaggaggagacaagagtacagatgcaggtcttgaacgagcatgttgctacattatgtgccagtgagtgcttgaaaaccttttttcgttgcctgattttaaatgtaatataatcgcgttgctaactgattgcattttatacatgaagggattggttgcagcgaggaacatactgcagaggtggctcgtgcaaggtatgaggagaagaagttagatggccatagatcacaagctggtcgcaccgttcaatcacctattgtgttgtgtgatgacggagacgaggatgaggacgacactggcagactgagtgagctcattgctctagcagaggtgggcatataggcgtaggaggctgaggacgacactggcagactgagtgagctcattgctctagcagaggcgggcattcaagcgcaggaggctgacgatgacactggcagactgagcgatctcatcgctctagcagaggcgggcttataggcagaggaggatgacgacgcgttcttcactcaggccacaaatgaagcggaggccgcttactataagcgacaggcatgtcagagcagcgcagttgagcctagccacagcaacagggttgtagtagaggactggtactcggatgatgagttgcttactcagtacgtttcagactaaggatttgaaagtgcatttgcccctatgtcttttgtcggcacgtagttgtagtattaatatgttgtgtaatgtggcatagtatcaaacttttcattatgtggttgttttcattatcaatggtcttaatattccgcttaatgatacggacgtatttaaatttgaacacgtgctgcaaaaaacacTTAACGACATAcggcattatagaaatcaacacacaaaacacattaaatggcatgtgactacatgtaccgaacctaggtacagagttttctttgacaaaacctaacatgccttaggtaattaaaccatgccttaggtaatttaacctaacatgccttaggtaattaaacctgggtacatgtgaaaaagataaagtcatcctagtagtgtggccacatagcaaattgtgttgcaccttctccatagtagcctcccgttgttggtggTAGTGGTGGTGGGGGTGACAGGGGAGGCCCctttttcttgtggttagggcaggtgtaatctggatcattgcagagtgcctcctgtgaatcggcaccattgttgttgtcatcctgttcgtcgtccttgtaaccgctgctaacttccctttctagatcaaagatacggtctcgtaggtagtagatgtactccgcatgcggataaataggtcgaggatcgacccacctactgaacccacagttttcttcgaccaaggaagactacaaaaagtatgtcgtgtaaatgatatacaagacaaacatattgaagaaacaaatagtaatagcaattacccatgctcgtgggcatttgaagaaacgacgacctccatctattccctcggtgaacatctgcactaggcagtcctcaccatgcatgcattttggccactcttctttcctttcatcgtatcctctcagtggtgcctctttggtaaaatcacttttgctctcaactgggaacctctcataaagagcttcctcaaagaaatcaggaccaagaggaccctcccacccctaggtagttttcttcccctttcctctccctctggacgaccctccagacattggtactacaacgaaagcaaatgctgaggagtgttcttgttccttattgtttgtgtgaatgagagggagtgggtggttatttataggttgagaggaggaatggaggcctgtcaatgtgccatgtcagcgatccgtgtgcctcttcacctcagcccttggatcaaacagtcataagatggatgatGGAGATAGAgttgagttgtgcttccttgcatgttgtccgtatatctgaaaagtctatgtttattgtctgaaaagcatagattcgttggtaatcctagattcttCTACACAGCGTATGTACAAATATTCCTAGATTATAcacgtaataaatttatagttaatatgtgtactacatttgtgcctttgtacaagtgtagtatgattaaaggttcacgcaaaaaattcgcaagatacggtcttgtattaggagcatccacagttacaaacagagacatcaatatatattccaaacatttaatcatccaacgagcataatgcaaccacaacgaatatcacaaccaacataatatgtcatgcaaagtccaaatagtccacaatgtccatacagtcccgaatagttcatagtaacacctaccacgtccatcactgtctcctactcttgcccctacccttgtgacccagagcgctggtgcctgaagtgtaagggtcacgcggacggcgtcgtctagtgcctagaggtggtgtaggatgagtcgatggagcgtcatggagctaagagggcccaagctcatcgtgtctcttgtccatgtcatcattgtcgtcgtcctcctcgtccttgtccccatcccctatagctgcttgactagaggaacccaaggctcctcttcctgtggaaggatcgtacacgtcatgcgtcgtgtttgtcctgcaaccacaacgaccagccgcacggcgtagacgacgtgacaggccctgttgtacaaaactatgttaactaaaagaatataacgtattaatgatttatttgaaagaatattttaaatcttacgtctaggaagccaagtatgtagtcgtcattgactctcgaccgaacgcgctcgatctcttcaactgagcttcttagtgtattgccctgcaacaaagttttcaataataagacttttgaacagatagcatttagttttgttttcttttgtacaagaatgtaacttattataagggttatacggctcgaaggttgcaataaatacaatagataactcctaatgtcggtccaagaacgcctaatgtattgttatgtaactcaacgtaacaaaataaggcgattgacttaccactctgtccaagatcggtcatgtctccacctgccttcctgcacgagtggactggtcgtacgtcgtgtcttcattgtcggaggactcgatgtcggcgtagtcagttTCGGTCCACTGTAGCCTGAGCCTGCACCGTAtcgaacgctggtaccaagcttggtaccgcctgaactcacggttcatgtgcgactcgttgttgtcatccaggttgtcatgcatctcctcccattcctcaatgtaggactggtggtgcctctcccagtcaaaaatcttcttgttcctctgacgatccagcctgcacgtatgtcatcgttacattaatccacgtacgtggcaccatattataagaaatggaccatcatcatgagacatttgaaatatcaaaacacttacttgtgtaagtcaatgccagtcgagaacagaggcataggccaaagctgtctcactccaaattggcgtgcaaccctatctggcaggtggtactcgacagcatagaagcagattagagggcacctcatcctatagaagtagttGTTGGCCCCACAGACGTTGTtcagctgaaaaggaagtgcgtcctctccaccatacgactcccactccacctgcaacatgtccaaataagatgttagatggtataataatccttttcaaagcagcatagaaaataaaatttacttacactagacgccgtcagcgaatctagctcgttcgtgtactcaatgtacgcccggtctatcctcgtgtgcggaaccctgacctggtcccaaaggtacgcccacgttggctggtgacttggaggctgaccttggaaccacttacgacgagccagaacctctggacgaccaactggaaaatgagcccacatccacagctgtaacaggtacacgcatccaccaagtgacgggttcatcgtagaccgacgacacccctcgcacagctgccggtatagaaaacacaagactacaaagccccagctgta
Coding sequences within:
- the LOC136452791 gene encoding protein MAIN-LIKE 1-like is translated as MNPSLGGCVYLLQLWMWAHFPVGRPEVLARRKWFQGQPPSHQPTWAYLWDQVRVPHTRIDRAYIEYTNELDSLTASSVEWESYGGEDALPFQLNNVCGANNYFYRMRCPLICFYAVEYHLPDRVARQFGVRQLWPMPLFSTGIDLHKLDRQRNKKIFDWERHHQSYIEEWEEMHDNLDDNNESHMNREFRRYQAWYQRSIRCRLRLQWTETDYADIESSDNEDTTYDQSTRAGRQVET